TTCGCCGTGGTCACGCCGTCGCATCAGAGCCCGCTTGGGCACACGCTGTCGCTTGCCAGACGCATGGCGTTGCTGGACTCGGCAGAGAAAGCTTCCCGCTGGATCATCGAGGACGACTACGACAGCGAGTTCCGTTATCTGGGCCGGCCATTGCCGGCTTTAAAGAGCCTCGACCGTCGCGATCGAGTGATTTATTGCGGCACGTTCAGCAAGGTGATGTTTCCCGGCTTGCGGCTCGCGTATGTGGTGGTGCCGGAGCGGGCCGTCGAGCGCGTCGGCCGGGTGGCGCACAGCATGAACGCCGGATCGCCGACGCTATTGCAGGCGGCCGTGGCGGATTTCATCGGGCAGGGGCATTTTGCGCGGCATCTGAAGCGGATGCGTGGGTTGTACGGCGAGCGACGCAAGCTGATCGTGCATGCGCTGGAGCAGGCGTTTGGCGAACGGCTGATTGTCGATTTGCCGCCCGGCGGAATTCAGTTCGCGGTGCAATTCGCCGAAGGTCCCGATGGCCCGATCGACGACGTTGCCGTTGCCGCGCGAGCCCGCGAGGCCGGGCTCGCGGTGCTGCCGCTTTCGGTCTGGTACGCGAATGGCCGCACGCGGCGCACGCTGCGCGGCCTCGTAATCGGCTTCGCGAACATCGCCGATGCGCGTGAGGCAGGCCGTCTCGCGCGAATGCTGCGCGCGTGTCTGGACGGCTGACGCGCGGTGCCTGTGTGCGGATCTTGAATGAACGTAGCGCGGCACGCTTTCGCACGATGCGACGAGGATGCGTCAGGAACGTATGCGGACCGGCGCGCTTTATGCGTTCTGCGCAGCCGTACCCGCCGCCATGCGCGCGCTGCCGGCCGCCTGCGCGGTGAGCGAGGCGAACACCGCGTCGCGGGTGAGTTGGATACGCGCCGCATCGAGCGCCTCGGCCACTGCCGCTTCGCCCATCACAAGCCCTTGCAGGAAAAGAAACTGCACGTTGTGGATGCCGATCGAGCCGAGCGCATAGCGCAGATAGGGCGTCAGAAAATCCGGCTGCCGCGCACGCGCGCCACTATGGACGCCGCCCGAACTGACGATCACGATGGTCGGCCGGTCGCGCATCCGCCCAATCTTGCCTTCCGGTGTCGCGGCAAACGTGCGATGGATGCGCAGCGCGTAATCGATCCACAGCTTGAGCGCGGCCGGCACCGTGAAGTTGTGCATGGGCGTGTTGATGATCAGCGCATCCGTCGTTTCGATTTCACCGATCAGTTGCTCGGAGACCTCGAACTGCGTCTTATCCGGTATGCGTGACGTGATGGCGCGCGCATAGTCCCGGGCGACCGGCGGCAGCGGCGCGGCTGCCAGGTCGCGCTCGATCACTTCGATGACCGATGCAGCCGGCGCGGCATGCTCGCGCACCATGCCGACGATCTCGTCGGCGAAACGGTAGCCATGGCTCGCCTCGCCGTGCGGGCTGGCGTTGATCCGCAAAATTTTCATGACGTGAGCTCGGCAGGCTGGGAAAGCGGGGCGAGTGGTTCGACGAAGTGCATGCCACGAGCAAGCAACCCATTGCGGAAATAGAAGCGCTGGGCAAGCGGCATGTGCAGGCCGGTGTCGAGCACAAATTGCGCGCAGCCGGCCGCGCGCGCGATCTGCCGTACCGCGTCGAGCAGTTGCGCACCGATGCCGCCACGCTGCAGCCTGCCATCGACAACCAGATCGTCGACATAGACGAAGCGGCCATACAGCAGATTGGTCGGCGTGCGATAACCGGCGAGGCCGACGACGTGGTCCGCCTCGGTGGCGGCGAGCAGGCGATAGCCTTCGGCGCGCTGCCGGGCGACCTGTGCAGCGAACGAGTGCGCGTCTGTCAGATGCGGGCGCAACTGACGCATGATTTCGAATGCGGGCAGCAACGCGTCTGGCGTGTCGAGATGAATGAATCGAAGCGAGGCCGGCATGTGCGTCTCCGTGAGGAACGACGCTTACGATACTCAGTGCTCGGCTTGGTCGATAGAGCCAAGAATGGGCGATTGGACCGAGCCATCCGGGCAGGCGCGGTGTGTCGTCTCGCCGGTGCGGATGCGCGGCGGGACAGGACAACTTTTATGTGCGAGCTCTCTGTGGGCGGGCATGCACGGGACGAAGGTGGATCGTGGATAAGGATCTGCAAGTTGACATAATATAAATTAGCAACAATCTTGATGTAGCAGCTTTATGGAAATGTCGTGTTCTCGTCTCGGTATGCTTGCCGGTTCCCTGCGGGACCATGGAGCCGGCCATGCATGTAGCTGCACTGGTGACACCGAACATGCGCGAACTCGACCGACTGAAGCTCAACCAGACCATCGCCGCCGCGCCAATCGCCGCCCAGGCCCGCGGAAATTCACGAACCCGAGCGTCACCGCGTTCAGTCACAGGCCTTCGACGAGCACGGCGCGATAACGCGCGCCCTTGAACCGGTGTTGCGCGACTTCCTGATACGCCGGGCTGTCATACCATGCACGCGCGGCTTCAGTCGACGGAAACTCCACGATCACGACGCCCTGCGGCGCGTCGCCCTCGAGAACCTGTTGAGGTCCATAGGCAGCGAGAACCTTGACGGGATGACCTTTGAAGGTCTCGCCCACCTTGCTTTGATAAATGTCGAGCTCATTCTGATCCTGCGTGCTTTCCTTCGTGAAGACGATATATGTCGCCATGTCGTACACTCCTGCGGTGGTGTGAAGGTGCGTACGATGATGCCATGAAACCGCTTCGGGCCTCGGCATGCAGCGTCGGTGCATCACCGGCACGCCACCTCGGCGAAATAGGCACCGGACCTCGCAAACCCAGTTCGCGAGGTCCCCAAAACTCAGGCGCCGCTCCCTCCAACCGTCTTCATACTCTTCCACTGACCCTGCTGGACCTGGAACAGCGTGTACGGCGGTTTGATCAGATCGCCGTAGGGATCGAACGTGATCTGTCCTGTCACGCCCGTGACGCTGACCTTCGACAGACTATCGACGATCTT
Above is a genomic segment from Paraburkholderia aromaticivorans containing:
- a CDS encoding GNAT family N-acetyltransferase; the encoded protein is MPASLRFIHLDTPDALLPAFEIMRQLRPHLTDAHSFAAQVARQRAEGYRLLAATEADHVVGLAGYRTPTNLLYGRFVYVDDLVVDGRLQRGGIGAQLLDAVRQIARAAGCAQFVLDTGLHMPLAQRFYFRNGLLARGMHFVEPLAPLSQPAELTS
- a CDS encoding DUF1330 domain-containing protein; this encodes MATYIVFTKESTQDQNELDIYQSKVGETFKGHPVKVLAAYGPQQVLEGDAPQGVVIVEFPSTEAARAWYDSPAYQEVAQHRFKGARYRAVLVEGL
- a CDS encoding FMN-dependent NADH-azoreductase, translating into MKILRINASPHGEASHGYRFADEIVGMVREHAAPAASVIEVIERDLAAAPLPPVARDYARAITSRIPDKTQFEVSEQLIGEIETTDALIINTPMHNFTVPAALKLWIDYALRIHRTFAATPEGKIGRMRDRPTIVIVSSGGVHSGARARQPDFLTPYLRYALGSIGIHNVQFLFLQGLVMGEAAVAEALDAARIQLTRDAVFASLTAQAAGSARMAAGTAAQNA